Genomic segment of Vitis riparia cultivar Riparia Gloire de Montpellier isolate 1030 chromosome 19, EGFV_Vit.rip_1.0, whole genome shotgun sequence:
CCTCAACTCTGTAAATGGGATGACAGTCACAGCTGCAACAATGGCTGGACTTGCATCTCTGAGTGGTGGGGGTGCAACACTTTTGGCCTTGAAGCTCTCTTCCACCATACTCTACACAGCAGCTACTGGGATTTTGATGGTGATGAACAAGATTCAGCCATCTCAGCTTGCAGAAGAGCAAAGGAATGCAGCTAGACTGTTTAAGAACCTTCACCAGCAAATCAAGACTGTTGTTGCAGTTGGAAGCCCCAGTTTGAATGATGTGAACGCTGCAATGGAGAAGGTGCTGGCGCTGGACAAGGCCTATCCCCTTCCCTTGCTAGGGACGATGCTCGAGAAGTTCCCAAAAACTGTGGAGCCTGCAGTGTGGTGGCCAAGAGAAGTGGGGTCTCAACATGAGAAGGTGAGTGGGGGGGTGGAGAGAAATGGGTGGAGTGAGAAGCTTGAGGAGGAGATGAGGGAGGTTGTTGGGGTGCTGAAGAGGAAGGATGCTGCAGAGTATGTGAGGCTAAGCAAACTAGTATTGAAAGTAAACAAAATTCTAGCCATATGTGGCCCTCTTTTCACTGGCATCGCCGCCATGGGATCGGCGATGGTGGGATCCTCACCTTGGAATTGGTCGTGGGCTGTGGTGTTGGGTGTGGTGTTTGGAGCTCTGGCCACAGTGGTAAACACACTGGAGCATGGTGGGCAGATGGGTATGGTGTTTGAGATGTATAGAAGCACTGCCGGGTACTTTCAACTCATGGAAGAGACCATAGAATCAACTTTGAAGGAGAAAGAAGTAGGGGAAagggaaaatggagaattatttgAAGTGAAAGTGGCTCTTCAGCTTGGAAGGAGCCTTCCTGGGCTTCAAAACCTAGCCACCACTCATCCTCCTTCCCCTTCCAATGAATTTGCAAGCAAGCTCTTCTGATTTTGATTCTTCTGTACCTAGGTTATAgtcttattaatttttgtatacTGTCAgtatattaattaacaaaaaatactGATCAGAATTCATAAATGGGTTCTCTGTAGATCAGTTTGTATCCAACTCATAGCAAAGaattttttaaccaa
This window contains:
- the LOC117908121 gene encoding probable F-box protein At4g22030; translation: MATIQSSSLLFSSFSASDIPRDIRAAASKSRASHLSVLKLPSGNLVHEPSRKNCFQTINSGEMKPLIRTNMRNDEANCNSKVVEELYAIMEAVADRSEMHKNIGVQRDNWNRLLLNSVNGMTVTAATMAGLASLSGGGATLLALKLSSTILYTAATGILMVMNKIQPSQLAEEQRNAARLFKNLHQQIKTVVAVGSPSLNDVNAAMEKVLALDKAYPLPLLGTMLEKFPKTVEPAVWWPREVGSQHEKVSGGVERNGWSEKLEEEMREVVGVLKRKDAAEYVRLSKLVLKVNKILAICGPLFTGIAAMGSAMVGSSPWNWSWAVVLGVVFGALATVVNTLEHGGQMGMVFEMYRSTAGYFQLMEETIESTLKEKEVGERENGELFEVKVALQLGRSLPGLQNLATTHPPSPSNEFASKLF